In the Malania oleifera isolate guangnan ecotype guangnan chromosome 1, ASM2987363v1, whole genome shotgun sequence genome, one interval contains:
- the LOC131165724 gene encoding uncharacterized protein LOC131165724 — translation MVETAANTSNTEASSSLQDSYNIGDPLFLHPSENPGAILTSQPLIGGENYPAWARSVRKSLIAKNKLGFIDGSLTISSPLVNSPNAIQAWIRADNMVGTWIINSVSPKLQGSIIYRDTALEIWTDLRDTFSQGNGAKIFNIQKQIAEIHQGELSLTEYFTQLKILWDKLQNLNPFPQCTCGQCACGINQNLQNLQAKESTMKFLMGVNDIFSQVRTQILLMDPLPSVNKVHSLFIQEEMQRSVHDVVRVESTALATKNSRTNIKGKERPLCTHCGKLGHTIDKCYKLHGFPPGFKFKNNKYATAHQVSSNIDFIQRNNSVGFTDSASSQSVSQAPALTHDQYQQLLTLIGSCSTSQLPKNPELHAANAVTGPSNVVAGPYMLEHDWNGQNA, via the coding sequence ATGGTGGAGACAGCAGCTAATACTTCCAACACAGAGGCTTCATCTTCTTTGCAAGATTCATATAATATTGGTGATCCTCTGTTCTTGCATCCTAGCGAAAATCCTGGAGCAATTCTTACTTCTCAACCATTGATAGGGGGAGAAAATTATCCTGCCTGGGCAAGATCAGTAAGGAAATCTTTAATTGCCAAAAACAAGTTAGGATTTATTGATGGATCTTTAACCATTTCTTCACCATTGGTGAATTCTCCAAATGCTATTCAAGCATGGATTCGTGCTGATAATATGGTAGGTACATGGATCATTAATTCTGTTTCACCAAAACTTCAAGGTAGTATTATCTATAGAGATACTGCTCTAGAAATCTGGACTGATCTTCGAGACACTTTCAGTCAAGGAAATGGGGCCAAGATCTTCAATATTCAGAAGCAAATTGCTGAGATTCATCAGGGAGAGCTGTCACTCACTGAATATTTCACTCAGCTCAAGATTTTGTGGGATAAATTGCAGAATTTGAATCCATTTCCTCAATGTACTTGTGGTCAGTGTGCGTGTGGGATTAATCAAAACTTACAGAATCTTCAAGCTAAGGAGTCCACTATGAAATTTCTTATGGGAGTGAATGATATTTTCTCTCAAGTAAGAACTCAAATTTTATTAATGGATCCTTTGCCTTCTGTTAATAAGGTGCATTCTTTGTTTATTCAAGAAGAAATGCAGAGGTCTGTGCATGATGTTGTTAGAGTTGAATCTACTGCTCTGGCAACCAAGAATTCCAGAACCAATATTAAAGGCAAAGAAAGGCCCTTATGCACTCACTGTGGAAAGTTAGGTCATACCATCGACAAATGCTATAAGCTGCATGGTTTTCCACCAGGTTTCAAGTTCAAGAACAATAAATATGCCACTGCTCATCAAGTTTCATCTAATATTGATTTCATTCAAAGGAATAATTCTGTTGGATTTACTGATTCTGCTTCATCACAATCTGTTTCTCAAGCTCCAGCTCTCACTCATGATCAATATCAACAACTTTTGACACTAATTGGTTCTTGTTCTACTTCACAATTGCCTAAAAATCCAGAACTCCATGCTGCTAACGCTGTGACTGGTCCATCAAATGTTGTTGCAG